From one Trifolium pratense cultivar HEN17-A07 linkage group LG1, ARS_RC_1.1, whole genome shotgun sequence genomic stretch:
- the LOC123914465 gene encoding protein arginine N-methyltransferase 1.5-like isoform X3, whose translation MTHILGANVFIDGGFDFVVVPLMSPTYRPSLVQQFGSFSIEASLPCARSDLDPMPYLWQDHVIGKISEWIDLDSPDEMVRKDSETAFKQELAWASYLSLQACILPTPKGNSWTNYARCANQFLQEQPKEMQLWLRIPLVKPDGDSVEIYRTPDDYWKIWNSFRLMCDHNSKLLVALDNWSTMPSENSLNSWYGEPVVTFIIHTNSFFTRDGDNPKHLSEGLQKLIAYFLNHFTQIIISEVQLFSESISEVQHNYRNVDAISDEASRRRHLLPHIHYLRSLYQQVGPLSSPLSLQEHLQLAVRDVIQYTSQPFKEILESVFYQRQESDKKIYMMYKSAICQALLDRVPDEKASVITIVLVVVDAGHGALVKTSLQAAKETGRKLKVYAVEKNLNPLPYLYKKCNEKDWKDIVTLVQTDVRYWNAPEKADILVSELLGSFGDNKLAPECLDGAQRFLKEDGISIPSSYTSFLQPVKNANLYNSVKGGGDNILRLETTFNTRMYNVARLAPCQPLFTFTHPKRSVKESNRRYKKLQFVIPDDPESAIVHGFAGYFDATLYKDVHLGTEPSKATPDVFSWEQLFFPLREPICVQRGSTLEAHFWRCCGSTKVGFRSFVVFHRISFHISFLHLYSISCISYFMFSFVESKTGLV comes from the exons ATGACTCATATCCTTGGTGCAAATGTTTTCATTGATGGAGGCTTTGATTTCGTTGTTGTTCCTCTG ATGTCGCCGACATATCGCCCAAGCCTCGTGCAACAATTCGGATCATTTTCTATAGAGGCGTCGCTACCGTGTGCTAGGTCAGACTTGGATCCTATGCCTTATCTATGGCAGGATCATGTAATAG GGAAAATTAGCGAGTGGATAGACTTGGATTCCCCAGATGAAATGGTAAGGAAGGACTCTGAAACTGCTTTCAAACAAGAACTAGCTTGGGCTTCTTATCTCTCATTACAG GCTTGCATCCTTCCGACTCCAAAAGGAAATTCCTGGACAAATTATGCTAGATGTGCCAATCAGTTTTTACAGGAACAGCCAAAGGAGATGCAG TTGTGGCTAAGGATTCCATTGGTGAAGCCAGATGGTGACTCGGTTGAAATCTATAGAACTCCG GATGATTATTGGAAGATATGGAATTCGTTTCGACTGATGTGTGATCATAATAGTAAATTGTTGGTCGCACTTGATAATTG GAGTACCATGCCTTCAGAAAACTCACTGAATAGTTGGTACGGGGAGCCTGTTGTCACTTTTATAATACACACAAAT TCCTTTTTTACTAGAGATGGTGATAATCCTAAGCACCTATCAGAGGGTCTACAGAAGTTAATTGCTTATTTCTTGAATCATTTTACCCAG ATCATTATATCTGAAGTTCAACTTTTTTCTGAGTCAATATCTGAAGTTCAACATAATTACAGAAACGTTGATGCTATTTCTGATGAAG CTTCACGGAGACGTCATCTACTACCTCATATTCACTATCTTAGATCTCTGTATCAACAAGTGGGTCCTCTTTCTAGTCCTCTTTCTTTGCAAGAACATTTACAG CTTGCTGTCAGGGATGTTATACAGTACACCTCACAA CCTTTTAAGGAAATATTGGAGTCTGTATTCTATCAGAGGCAAGAGAGTGATAAGAAGATCTACATGATG TACAAAAGTGCAATTTGTCAAGCATTATTGGACAGGGTTCCTGATGAAAAGGCATCTGTGATTACCATA GTATTGGTTGTTGTCGACGCAGGTCATGGGGCTCTTGTGAAGACATCACTACAG GCTGCTAAAGAAACTGGGAGGAAGCTCAAAGTTTATGCCGTGGAAAAGAATCTAAATCCACTTCCTTACCTTTAT AAAAAGTGCAACGAAAAGGATTGGAAAGATATTGTTACATTAGTCCAAACCGATGTGCGATACTGGAATGCCCCGGAAAAAGCTGACATATTG GTTAGTGAATTGCTAGGTTCTTTTGGTGACAACAAGCTGGCTCCTGAATGCCTTGACGGAGCCCAGAGGTTTCTGAAAGAAGATGGAATTTCAATACCATCTTC GTATACAAGTTTTCTCCAACCAGTGAAAAATGCGAACTTATATAATAGT GTTAAGGGAGGAGGTGATAATATTTTACGATTGGAAACTACTTTTAATACGAGGATGTACAACGTTGCTCGTCTTGCACCATGTCAACCT CTATTTACCTTTACCCATCCAAAGCGCTCTGTCAAAGAAAGCAACCGGCGGTATAAGAAATTGCAATTTGTGATACCTGATGACCCTGAGTCAGCAATTGTACATG GATTTGCTGGCTACTTTGATGCAACTCTTTACAAGGATGTGCATCTTGGAACTGAACCCTCTAAAGCTACGCCAGATGTATTCTCTTG GGAACAACTTTTTTTTCCATTAAGGGAACCTATTTGTGTGCAACGCGGCTCTACCCTAGAAGCACATTTTTGGCGCTGTTGTGGTTCTACAAAGGTTGGTTTTCGATCATTTGTTGTTTTTCATCgtatttcttttcatatttcattcTTGCATCTATATTCCATTTCATGCATTTcatattttatgttttcttttgtgGAATCTAAAACAGGTTTGGTATGA
- the LOC123914465 gene encoding protein arginine N-methyltransferase 1.5-like isoform X4 has protein sequence MTHILGANVFIDGGFDFVVVPLMSPTYRPSLVQQFGSFSIEASLPCARSDLDPMPYLWQDHVIGKISEWIDLDSPDEMVRKDSETAFKQELAWASYLSLQACILPTPKGNSWTNYARCANQFLQEQPKEMQLWLRIPLVKPDGDSVEIYRTPDDYWKIWNSFRLMCDHNSKLLVALDNWSTMPSENSLNSWYGEPVVTFIIHTNSFFTRDGDNPKHLSEGLQKLIAYFLNHFTQIIISEVQLFSESISEVQHNYRNVDAISDEASRRRHLLPHIHYLRSLYQQVGPLSSPLSLQEHLQLAVRDVIQYTSQPFKEILESVFYQRQESDKKIYMMYKSAICQALLDRVPDEKASVITIVLVVVDAGHGALVKTSLQAAKETGRKLKVYAVEKNLNPLPYLYKKCNEKDWKDIVTLVQTDVRYWNAPEKADILVSELLGSFGDNKLAPECLDGAQRFLKEDGISIPSSYTSFLQPVKNANLYNSVKGGGDNILRLETTFNTRMYNVARLAPCQPLFTFTHPKRSVKESNRRYKKLQFVIPDDPESAIVHGFAGYFDATLYKDVHLGTEPSKATPDVFSWEQLFFPLREPICVQRGSTLEAHFWRCCGSTKVWYEWSVTSPSTSLVHNCNARADCVWLN, from the exons ATGACTCATATCCTTGGTGCAAATGTTTTCATTGATGGAGGCTTTGATTTCGTTGTTGTTCCTCTG ATGTCGCCGACATATCGCCCAAGCCTCGTGCAACAATTCGGATCATTTTCTATAGAGGCGTCGCTACCGTGTGCTAGGTCAGACTTGGATCCTATGCCTTATCTATGGCAGGATCATGTAATAG GGAAAATTAGCGAGTGGATAGACTTGGATTCCCCAGATGAAATGGTAAGGAAGGACTCTGAAACTGCTTTCAAACAAGAACTAGCTTGGGCTTCTTATCTCTCATTACAG GCTTGCATCCTTCCGACTCCAAAAGGAAATTCCTGGACAAATTATGCTAGATGTGCCAATCAGTTTTTACAGGAACAGCCAAAGGAGATGCAG TTGTGGCTAAGGATTCCATTGGTGAAGCCAGATGGTGACTCGGTTGAAATCTATAGAACTCCG GATGATTATTGGAAGATATGGAATTCGTTTCGACTGATGTGTGATCATAATAGTAAATTGTTGGTCGCACTTGATAATTG GAGTACCATGCCTTCAGAAAACTCACTGAATAGTTGGTACGGGGAGCCTGTTGTCACTTTTATAATACACACAAAT TCCTTTTTTACTAGAGATGGTGATAATCCTAAGCACCTATCAGAGGGTCTACAGAAGTTAATTGCTTATTTCTTGAATCATTTTACCCAG ATCATTATATCTGAAGTTCAACTTTTTTCTGAGTCAATATCTGAAGTTCAACATAATTACAGAAACGTTGATGCTATTTCTGATGAAG CTTCACGGAGACGTCATCTACTACCTCATATTCACTATCTTAGATCTCTGTATCAACAAGTGGGTCCTCTTTCTAGTCCTCTTTCTTTGCAAGAACATTTACAG CTTGCTGTCAGGGATGTTATACAGTACACCTCACAA CCTTTTAAGGAAATATTGGAGTCTGTATTCTATCAGAGGCAAGAGAGTGATAAGAAGATCTACATGATG TACAAAAGTGCAATTTGTCAAGCATTATTGGACAGGGTTCCTGATGAAAAGGCATCTGTGATTACCATA GTATTGGTTGTTGTCGACGCAGGTCATGGGGCTCTTGTGAAGACATCACTACAG GCTGCTAAAGAAACTGGGAGGAAGCTCAAAGTTTATGCCGTGGAAAAGAATCTAAATCCACTTCCTTACCTTTAT AAAAAGTGCAACGAAAAGGATTGGAAAGATATTGTTACATTAGTCCAAACCGATGTGCGATACTGGAATGCCCCGGAAAAAGCTGACATATTG GTTAGTGAATTGCTAGGTTCTTTTGGTGACAACAAGCTGGCTCCTGAATGCCTTGACGGAGCCCAGAGGTTTCTGAAAGAAGATGGAATTTCAATACCATCTTC GTATACAAGTTTTCTCCAACCAGTGAAAAATGCGAACTTATATAATAGT GTTAAGGGAGGAGGTGATAATATTTTACGATTGGAAACTACTTTTAATACGAGGATGTACAACGTTGCTCGTCTTGCACCATGTCAACCT CTATTTACCTTTACCCATCCAAAGCGCTCTGTCAAAGAAAGCAACCGGCGGTATAAGAAATTGCAATTTGTGATACCTGATGACCCTGAGTCAGCAATTGTACATG GATTTGCTGGCTACTTTGATGCAACTCTTTACAAGGATGTGCATCTTGGAACTGAACCCTCTAAAGCTACGCCAGATGTATTCTCTTG GGAACAACTTTTTTTTCCATTAAGGGAACCTATTTGTGTGCAACGCGGCTCTACCCTAGAAGCACATTTTTGGCGCTGTTGTGGTTCTACAAAG GTTTGGTATGAGTGGTCTGTTACATCTCCTTCTACATCTCTAGTTCACAACTGTAATGCACGCGCAGACTGTGTGTGGCTTAATTGA
- the LOC123914465 gene encoding protein arginine N-methyltransferase 1.5-like isoform X1: protein MPLVDNEKDTSRSKLCGLETYFNKSMTHILGANVFIDGGFDFVVVPLMSPTYRPSLVQQFGSFSIEASLPCARSDLDPMPYLWQDHVIGKISEWIDLDSPDEMVRKDSETAFKQELAWASYLSLQACILPTPKGNSWTNYARCANQFLQEQPKEMQLWLRIPLVKPDGDSVEIYRTPDDYWKIWNSFRLMCDHNSKLLVALDNWSTMPSENSLNSWYGEPVVTFIIHTNSFFTRDGDNPKHLSEGLQKLIAYFLNHFTQIIISEVQLFSESISEVQHNYRNVDAISDEASRRRHLLPHIHYLRSLYQQVGPLSSPLSLQEHLQLAVRDVIQYTSQPFKEILESVFYQRQESDKKIYMMYKSAICQALLDRVPDEKASVITIVLVVVDAGHGALVKTSLQAAKETGRKLKVYAVEKNLNPLPYLYKKCNEKDWKDIVTLVQTDVRYWNAPEKADILVSELLGSFGDNKLAPECLDGAQRFLKEDGISIPSSYTSFLQPVKNANLYNSVKGGGDNILRLETTFNTRMYNVARLAPCQPLFTFTHPKRSVKESNRRYKKLQFVIPDDPESAIVHGFAGYFDATLYKDVHLGTEPSKATPDVFSWEQLFFPLREPICVQRGSTLEAHFWRCCGSTKVGFRSFVVFHRISFHISFLHLYSISCISYFMFSFVESKTGLV from the exons ATGCCTCTCGTGGACAATGAAAAAGATACTAGCAGATCGAAGTTGTGTGGTTTAGAGACTTATTTCAACAAATCCATGACTCATATCCTTGGTGCAAATGTTTTCATTGATGGAGGCTTTGATTTCGTTGTTGTTCCTCTG ATGTCGCCGACATATCGCCCAAGCCTCGTGCAACAATTCGGATCATTTTCTATAGAGGCGTCGCTACCGTGTGCTAGGTCAGACTTGGATCCTATGCCTTATCTATGGCAGGATCATGTAATAG GGAAAATTAGCGAGTGGATAGACTTGGATTCCCCAGATGAAATGGTAAGGAAGGACTCTGAAACTGCTTTCAAACAAGAACTAGCTTGGGCTTCTTATCTCTCATTACAG GCTTGCATCCTTCCGACTCCAAAAGGAAATTCCTGGACAAATTATGCTAGATGTGCCAATCAGTTTTTACAGGAACAGCCAAAGGAGATGCAG TTGTGGCTAAGGATTCCATTGGTGAAGCCAGATGGTGACTCGGTTGAAATCTATAGAACTCCG GATGATTATTGGAAGATATGGAATTCGTTTCGACTGATGTGTGATCATAATAGTAAATTGTTGGTCGCACTTGATAATTG GAGTACCATGCCTTCAGAAAACTCACTGAATAGTTGGTACGGGGAGCCTGTTGTCACTTTTATAATACACACAAAT TCCTTTTTTACTAGAGATGGTGATAATCCTAAGCACCTATCAGAGGGTCTACAGAAGTTAATTGCTTATTTCTTGAATCATTTTACCCAG ATCATTATATCTGAAGTTCAACTTTTTTCTGAGTCAATATCTGAAGTTCAACATAATTACAGAAACGTTGATGCTATTTCTGATGAAG CTTCACGGAGACGTCATCTACTACCTCATATTCACTATCTTAGATCTCTGTATCAACAAGTGGGTCCTCTTTCTAGTCCTCTTTCTTTGCAAGAACATTTACAG CTTGCTGTCAGGGATGTTATACAGTACACCTCACAA CCTTTTAAGGAAATATTGGAGTCTGTATTCTATCAGAGGCAAGAGAGTGATAAGAAGATCTACATGATG TACAAAAGTGCAATTTGTCAAGCATTATTGGACAGGGTTCCTGATGAAAAGGCATCTGTGATTACCATA GTATTGGTTGTTGTCGACGCAGGTCATGGGGCTCTTGTGAAGACATCACTACAG GCTGCTAAAGAAACTGGGAGGAAGCTCAAAGTTTATGCCGTGGAAAAGAATCTAAATCCACTTCCTTACCTTTAT AAAAAGTGCAACGAAAAGGATTGGAAAGATATTGTTACATTAGTCCAAACCGATGTGCGATACTGGAATGCCCCGGAAAAAGCTGACATATTG GTTAGTGAATTGCTAGGTTCTTTTGGTGACAACAAGCTGGCTCCTGAATGCCTTGACGGAGCCCAGAGGTTTCTGAAAGAAGATGGAATTTCAATACCATCTTC GTATACAAGTTTTCTCCAACCAGTGAAAAATGCGAACTTATATAATAGT GTTAAGGGAGGAGGTGATAATATTTTACGATTGGAAACTACTTTTAATACGAGGATGTACAACGTTGCTCGTCTTGCACCATGTCAACCT CTATTTACCTTTACCCATCCAAAGCGCTCTGTCAAAGAAAGCAACCGGCGGTATAAGAAATTGCAATTTGTGATACCTGATGACCCTGAGTCAGCAATTGTACATG GATTTGCTGGCTACTTTGATGCAACTCTTTACAAGGATGTGCATCTTGGAACTGAACCCTCTAAAGCTACGCCAGATGTATTCTCTTG GGAACAACTTTTTTTTCCATTAAGGGAACCTATTTGTGTGCAACGCGGCTCTACCCTAGAAGCACATTTTTGGCGCTGTTGTGGTTCTACAAAGGTTGGTTTTCGATCATTTGTTGTTTTTCATCgtatttcttttcatatttcattcTTGCATCTATATTCCATTTCATGCATTTcatattttatgttttcttttgtgGAATCTAAAACAGGTTTGGTATGA
- the LOC123914465 gene encoding protein arginine N-methyltransferase 1.5-like isoform X2, whose protein sequence is MPLVDNEKDTSRSKLCGLETYFNKSMTHILGANVFIDGGFDFVVVPLMSPTYRPSLVQQFGSFSIEASLPCARSDLDPMPYLWQDHVIGKISEWIDLDSPDEMVRKDSETAFKQELAWASYLSLQACILPTPKGNSWTNYARCANQFLQEQPKEMQLWLRIPLVKPDGDSVEIYRTPDDYWKIWNSFRLMCDHNSKLLVALDNWSTMPSENSLNSWYGEPVVTFIIHTNSFFTRDGDNPKHLSEGLQKLIAYFLNHFTQIIISEVQLFSESISEVQHNYRNVDAISDEASRRRHLLPHIHYLRSLYQQVGPLSSPLSLQEHLQLAVRDVIQYTSQPFKEILESVFYQRQESDKKIYMMYKSAICQALLDRVPDEKASVITIVLVVVDAGHGALVKTSLQAAKETGRKLKVYAVEKNLNPLPYLYKKCNEKDWKDIVTLVQTDVRYWNAPEKADILVSELLGSFGDNKLAPECLDGAQRFLKEDGISIPSSYTSFLQPVKNANLYNSVKGGGDNILRLETTFNTRMYNVARLAPCQPLFTFTHPKRSVKESNRRYKKLQFVIPDDPESAIVHGFAGYFDATLYKDVHLGTEPSKATPDVFSWEQLFFPLREPICVQRGSTLEAHFWRCCGSTKVWYEWSVTSPSTSLVHNCNARADCVWLN, encoded by the exons ATGCCTCTCGTGGACAATGAAAAAGATACTAGCAGATCGAAGTTGTGTGGTTTAGAGACTTATTTCAACAAATCCATGACTCATATCCTTGGTGCAAATGTTTTCATTGATGGAGGCTTTGATTTCGTTGTTGTTCCTCTG ATGTCGCCGACATATCGCCCAAGCCTCGTGCAACAATTCGGATCATTTTCTATAGAGGCGTCGCTACCGTGTGCTAGGTCAGACTTGGATCCTATGCCTTATCTATGGCAGGATCATGTAATAG GGAAAATTAGCGAGTGGATAGACTTGGATTCCCCAGATGAAATGGTAAGGAAGGACTCTGAAACTGCTTTCAAACAAGAACTAGCTTGGGCTTCTTATCTCTCATTACAG GCTTGCATCCTTCCGACTCCAAAAGGAAATTCCTGGACAAATTATGCTAGATGTGCCAATCAGTTTTTACAGGAACAGCCAAAGGAGATGCAG TTGTGGCTAAGGATTCCATTGGTGAAGCCAGATGGTGACTCGGTTGAAATCTATAGAACTCCG GATGATTATTGGAAGATATGGAATTCGTTTCGACTGATGTGTGATCATAATAGTAAATTGTTGGTCGCACTTGATAATTG GAGTACCATGCCTTCAGAAAACTCACTGAATAGTTGGTACGGGGAGCCTGTTGTCACTTTTATAATACACACAAAT TCCTTTTTTACTAGAGATGGTGATAATCCTAAGCACCTATCAGAGGGTCTACAGAAGTTAATTGCTTATTTCTTGAATCATTTTACCCAG ATCATTATATCTGAAGTTCAACTTTTTTCTGAGTCAATATCTGAAGTTCAACATAATTACAGAAACGTTGATGCTATTTCTGATGAAG CTTCACGGAGACGTCATCTACTACCTCATATTCACTATCTTAGATCTCTGTATCAACAAGTGGGTCCTCTTTCTAGTCCTCTTTCTTTGCAAGAACATTTACAG CTTGCTGTCAGGGATGTTATACAGTACACCTCACAA CCTTTTAAGGAAATATTGGAGTCTGTATTCTATCAGAGGCAAGAGAGTGATAAGAAGATCTACATGATG TACAAAAGTGCAATTTGTCAAGCATTATTGGACAGGGTTCCTGATGAAAAGGCATCTGTGATTACCATA GTATTGGTTGTTGTCGACGCAGGTCATGGGGCTCTTGTGAAGACATCACTACAG GCTGCTAAAGAAACTGGGAGGAAGCTCAAAGTTTATGCCGTGGAAAAGAATCTAAATCCACTTCCTTACCTTTAT AAAAAGTGCAACGAAAAGGATTGGAAAGATATTGTTACATTAGTCCAAACCGATGTGCGATACTGGAATGCCCCGGAAAAAGCTGACATATTG GTTAGTGAATTGCTAGGTTCTTTTGGTGACAACAAGCTGGCTCCTGAATGCCTTGACGGAGCCCAGAGGTTTCTGAAAGAAGATGGAATTTCAATACCATCTTC GTATACAAGTTTTCTCCAACCAGTGAAAAATGCGAACTTATATAATAGT GTTAAGGGAGGAGGTGATAATATTTTACGATTGGAAACTACTTTTAATACGAGGATGTACAACGTTGCTCGTCTTGCACCATGTCAACCT CTATTTACCTTTACCCATCCAAAGCGCTCTGTCAAAGAAAGCAACCGGCGGTATAAGAAATTGCAATTTGTGATACCTGATGACCCTGAGTCAGCAATTGTACATG GATTTGCTGGCTACTTTGATGCAACTCTTTACAAGGATGTGCATCTTGGAACTGAACCCTCTAAAGCTACGCCAGATGTATTCTCTTG GGAACAACTTTTTTTTCCATTAAGGGAACCTATTTGTGTGCAACGCGGCTCTACCCTAGAAGCACATTTTTGGCGCTGTTGTGGTTCTACAAAG GTTTGGTATGAGTGGTCTGTTACATCTCCTTCTACATCTCTAGTTCACAACTGTAATGCACGCGCAGACTGTGTGTGGCTTAATTGA